The Malus sylvestris chromosome 12, drMalSylv7.2, whole genome shotgun sequence genome contains a region encoding:
- the LOC126592409 gene encoding PHD finger-like domain-containing protein 5A — protein sequence MAKHHPDLIMCQKQPGIAIGRLCEKCDDKCVICDSYVRPCTLVRVCDECNYGSFQGRCVSCGGVGISDAYYCKECTQQKKDRDGCPKIVNLGSAKTDLFYERKKYGFKKR from the coding sequence ATGGCGAAGCATCATCCTGACCTGATTATGTGCCAAAAGCAACCTGGAATAGCTATTGGAAGGTTGTGTGAAAAGTGCGATGATAAGTGTGTAATTTGTGACTCTTATGTGCGTCCTTGCACACTTGTTCGGGTTTGCGATGAGTGCAACTATGGATCTTTCCAGGGAAGGTGTGTTAGTTGTGGAGGGGTTGGAATTTCTGATGCTTATTACTGCAAAGAGTGTACTCAGCAGAAGAAAGATAGAGATGGGTGCCCAAAAATTGTGAATCTGGGAAGTGCCAAAACAGATCTGTTCTACGAACGCAAAAAGTATGGTTTCAAGAAAAGATGA
- the LOC126592404 gene encoding uncharacterized protein LOC126592404, whose protein sequence is MLKLSSYVMAEYHDRLQEVERYKAKLKENKQLVDEARRNKGLLTQALQLKDETMESLKRRNGENLRLKKLLEATKKQLEVATLEVSKVRGELDGALVEISELEKSIPTEREAAVQEYLSSSTFHLAIKPYCAQEARFEKRKWMAVLDRYDDGSILRKYHEDIDEHHRKGETFVLAVDPSSEDESDNEGSADAQTQHGEEDLGDAEDDGRTRSDTLY, encoded by the exons atgttgaagctgtcttcatat gtcatggccgagtatcacgacagactgcaagaggttgagcggtacaaggcaaaactgaaggagaataagcagcttgtggacgaggcccgaaggaataagggacttttgactcaggctctccaactgaaggacgaaaccatggagagcttgaaaaggcgaaatggtgagaacctaaggcttaagaaattgcttgaggcaactaaaaaacagttggaggtggctaccttggaggtatccaaggttaggggagaattggatggtgccttagttgagatttctgaactggagaagagcattccaactgaaagggaggctgctgtgcaagaatacttaagttcttcgacctttcatcttgctattaaaccctactgtgctcaagaagctcgctttgaaaaaaggaaatggatggccgtccttgatcgttatgatgatgggagcattcttcgaaaataccacgaagatatagatgagcatcatcgaaagggcgagacatttgtccttgctgttgatcctagcagcgaagatgagtctgataatgaaggtagtgctgatgcacagactcagcatggtgaagaggatcttggggatgcagaggatgatggtaggacgcggagtgatactctttattga